In a single window of the Streptomyces cinnabarinus genome:
- a CDS encoding beta-ketoacyl-[acyl-carrier-protein] synthase family protein has protein sequence MAPHGDDVLVTGVGALTPLGATAAESWDGLLAGRSGIRDLGPDWPEELPVRIAGTVEADLTAAIGRAQARKLDRGEQLAVVAARQAWEDAGVPRVEPERLAVVVGTGIGGVLSTLGQDDLYEGSGMRRLSPFAVPMLMPNGPAAWVSMELGARAGARACVSACASGAESIALGLDLIRLGRADVVVAGGTEAALHPFMIGAFAQMKALSVRDGDPAAVSRPFDAARSGFVMAEGATLLVLERAEFARARGARVYGAVAGAAVHSSAHHITSSDAEGQAQAMRTALADAGVEARDLGHVHAHATSTPSGDIAEAEALAKVVGEGTAVTATKSMTGHMLGASGAFGAMSTLLSLHHGVVPAVRNLDEQDPEVRLDVVRGENRTGSWDAALANSFGFGGHNVSLVLKRAS, from the coding sequence ATGGCCCCGCACGGTGATGACGTACTGGTGACGGGTGTCGGTGCGCTGACCCCGCTGGGCGCGACCGCCGCCGAGTCCTGGGACGGCCTGCTGGCCGGGCGTTCCGGCATCCGCGACCTCGGCCCCGACTGGCCCGAGGAGCTGCCGGTGCGCATCGCCGGCACCGTCGAGGCCGACCTGACCGCGGCGATCGGCCGGGCGCAGGCCCGCAAGCTGGACCGGGGCGAGCAACTGGCCGTGGTCGCCGCTCGCCAGGCCTGGGAGGACGCCGGGGTGCCGCGGGTGGAGCCGGAGCGGCTCGCCGTCGTCGTCGGCACCGGCATCGGCGGCGTCCTCAGCACGCTCGGCCAGGACGACCTCTACGAGGGCTCCGGGATGCGGCGCCTGTCGCCGTTCGCGGTGCCGATGCTGATGCCCAACGGCCCGGCGGCGTGGGTCTCCATGGAACTCGGCGCGCGGGCCGGCGCCCGCGCCTGTGTGAGCGCCTGTGCTTCCGGCGCCGAGTCGATCGCGCTGGGTCTGGACCTGATCCGTCTTGGCCGCGCCGACGTGGTGGTCGCGGGCGGCACCGAGGCCGCCCTGCATCCCTTCATGATCGGCGCGTTCGCGCAGATGAAGGCCCTGTCCGTGCGGGACGGCGACCCGGCCGCGGTCTCCCGCCCCTTCGACGCGGCCCGCTCCGGGTTCGTGATGGCCGAGGGCGCCACCCTGCTCGTCCTGGAGCGCGCGGAGTTCGCCCGGGCCCGCGGGGCGCGCGTCTACGGCGCGGTCGCGGGCGCCGCCGTGCACTCCAGCGCGCACCACATCACCTCCTCCGACGCGGAGGGCCAGGCGCAGGCGATGCGCACGGCGCTGGCGGACGCGGGCGTCGAGGCCCGGGACCTCGGGCACGTCCACGCGCACGCGACCTCCACCCCGAGCGGGGACATCGCGGAGGCCGAGGCGCTGGCGAAGGTCGTCGGCGAGGGCACGGCGGTCACCGCCACCAAGTCCATGACCGGCCACATGCTGGGCGCCTCGGGCGCGTTCGGCGCCATGTCCACGCTGCTCTCGCTGCACCACGGGGTCGTCCCGGCGGTCCGCAACCTCGACGAGCAGGACCCCGAGGTCCGCCTGGACGTGGTGCGCGGCGAGAACCGCACCGGCTCCTGGGACGCGGCACTCGCCAACTCCTTCGGCTTCGGCGGGCACAACGTCAGCCTGGTGCTCAAGCGCGCCTCCTGA
- a CDS encoding streptophobe family protein, producing the protein MATTTRARTKDQPRTAPLRLIGPWENALEGAVAALCSVAAMAAVSALALTLLDAGSVGSPWPLTAALTTMAVGGTVGTASAPATGSGGGLAELLGGGGGMGPQLTGSAAAVPLGVTLVGAVVLWLTFSHRLRKPQQRRFTAGELAVRTAGAAATALLTLMTLAALAKGTATLPESAMSEIRANESGNGPLRDLMGGNGTTQLTYQVGPVTTAFGAVVWVAVVIGAGCLISRAVRIPLGGTLDGLRSTWGRTLSTLTRTLLILSAVPLAFVFVGAVVGGRASTAAGATLLLSPNALAVLLTLGLGSSWTAAVHRERGEGGGLAGLLGGRAQTERPDRTEHLASLSLGGCPLWLAALTLLLFVLLACAYRTARTTNPGHLGTAGRFAVVTAVVLGAGAWLSGASGEFGVSVFGSPMGGVQAELSGDVLGPVLLGLLAGAAAGAAGSTLAALRGPR; encoded by the coding sequence ATGGCCACCACCACCCGTGCCCGCACCAAGGACCAACCCCGCACCGCACCGCTGCGGTTGATCGGGCCGTGGGAGAACGCCCTGGAAGGGGCGGTGGCCGCACTGTGCTCGGTGGCCGCGATGGCCGCCGTGTCCGCTCTCGCGCTGACCCTGCTGGACGCCGGGTCCGTCGGTTCGCCCTGGCCGCTGACGGCGGCCCTGACCACCATGGCCGTGGGCGGCACGGTCGGCACGGCGTCCGCCCCCGCCACGGGCTCCGGCGGCGGCCTGGCCGAACTGCTCGGCGGCGGAGGTGGGATGGGCCCGCAGCTGACCGGCTCGGCCGCAGCCGTCCCCCTCGGCGTGACGCTGGTCGGCGCCGTCGTCCTGTGGCTCACCTTCTCCCACCGCCTCCGCAAGCCCCAGCAACGCCGCTTCACCGCAGGCGAGTTGGCCGTACGCACGGCCGGAGCGGCGGCAACCGCGCTGCTCACCCTGATGACCCTGGCGGCCCTCGCCAAGGGCACGGCGACTCTCCCCGAGTCGGCAATGAGCGAAATACGCGCGAACGAAAGCGGAAACGGCCCCCTCCGCGACCTCATGGGCGGCAACGGTACGACGCAACTGACCTACCAAGTCGGCCCGGTCACCACGGCTTTCGGCGCCGTCGTCTGGGTCGCGGTGGTGATCGGGGCGGGCTGCCTGATCAGCCGTGCCGTACGGATCCCGCTCGGCGGAACACTGGACGGACTGCGCAGCACCTGGGGCCGAACCCTCTCTACGCTGACTCGCACCCTCCTGATCCTGTCGGCCGTACCCCTGGCCTTCGTCTTTGTCGGGGCAGTGGTCGGCGGCCGGGCCTCGACAGCCGCGGGCGCCACCCTGCTCCTCTCCCCGAACGCCCTCGCGGTCCTGCTCACCCTGGGCCTCGGCTCCTCCTGGACGGCCGCGGTGCACCGGGAGCGCGGCGAGGGCGGCGGCCTGGCCGGACTCCTCGGCGGCCGGGCCCAGACCGAACGCCCGGACCGTACGGAGCACTTGGCCTCCCTGTCCCTGGGCGGCTGCCCGCTGTGGCTCGCCGCCCTCACCCTGCTCCTGTTCGTCCTGCTCGCCTGCGCCTACCGGACGGCCCGCACCACGAACCCCGGACACCTGGGCACGGCCGGGCGGTTCGCCGTGGTCACCGCCGTCGTCCTCGGAGCGGGGGCCTGGCTGTCCGGGGCGTCCGGCGAGTTCGGCGTCAGCGTGTTCGGCAGCCCGATGGGCGGTGTGCAGGCGGAGTTGAGCGGCGACGTCCTGGGCCCGGTGCTGCTCGGGCTGCTCGCGGGCGCCGCCGCCGGAGCCGCGGGCAGTACCCTGGCGGCGCTCCGTGGACCCCGCTGA